The DNA region CGGAACGATTGGTTACGTTCCGCAGGAGCTTTCGCTGCTGACCGACCTGAGCGTGCGGGACAACCTGCTGCTTTGGTATGCGGCGGCAGGGCGTCCCGCGCGGGAAGTATTCTCTCAAAACGCGCTGGAAACGCAGCTGGGGCTTTCGCCCTATGCACGCCGCACGGTGCGGAAGCTTTCCGGCGGGCTCAAAAAGCGCGCCGAGATTGCCTGTGCATTGGTCCGTCGCCCGGCTTACCTTCTCATGGATGAGCCGTTTAATGGCCTCGACCTTGCAAGCCGGGAAGAGATCGTCCAATTGCTCTGCCGGCTCAAATCCGAGGGCGCGGGGCTTCTTTTCTCCTCGCACGACCCGCATCAGATTGCCGCGTCCGCCGATTCAGTGATTCTTCTGAAGGATCATCAGACCCTGGCCCCTCAGAAATTGGAAGGGGACCTTTCCGCGCGGACCGCGCAGGTTATCACATTGCTTTCCCGCGCATAAAGCTTTTCATAGAAAATGAACCCAACCGATTAGGAGGTACCAGAGAATGGATGAAAACAAAATTCCCGGAGAGGAACTGGAAGGCCAGCAGACCCTCTCGGGACAGCAGGACGCCGCGACCGCGGTAGCTGAGCCTGCCGAGAAGAAAGAGACGCAGGACGCACCGGAGGCCGAAGTGAGGCAGGATGAACCAGCTGGCGAAGAACAGCAGGAAATGCCTTATCAGACGGCGGAGATGCCAGACCCGGCAAGCCTTTACACCGCGCCTGAGCCGCCGGTCAAGAAAAAATCCCCGGCCATGCTGATTATTGGAATCCTGTGCGTTGTGCTGGTGGCGGCGGTGGCCCTGTTGGCGGCAACGCTGGGTGGGATGTTTATGAAACCGCGGGACGCGGTTTCCAAGGCGTTTACCTCGACCAACGCCGCGGTAGCCGCGCAGAAGGACCGGCTGGCACAGGAACTGCCCGGTATGAAATACCTGACCGGTCTGGCCGAACCTGCCCCGGCGAAAACCAACTTTAACCTTGCTGTCGATCAGGTTGACATGGGCGTCAGCACTGCGGAAAACGCCATCATTTCCAAAATACTCAAGGGCTTCGGCCTGAAGGGGAGCTATGTCAACGATCCGGACAGCAAGGTTTTTGAACTGGATGGCGCGGTACATATGGATGGAGCGGATCTGATTGGGCTTTATCTGTATGGTTCTCCGGAACTGGTCGCTGGTGGAATCCCCAGCTTTTCTGATACGGTGTTCTCGTTTAATCCTGCGACCTTTGCGCAGGATTTCCAGCAGAGCCCGCTTTATGCGACGAGCGGGATGGATGAACAGACGCTCAACATGATGCAGGAAGAGATCAACAGCCAGCTGAACTCGATGGACGCGATGAGCGTGGCCAACCAGAAACAGATGGCTGAAGACCTGTACCGGCTGATGGGCGGCGCGCTGGACAACGCCACCTTTGAGAAAGCGCCTAAAGAGGAGGGCCTCAAGTGCTATAAGATCATCATTCCGGGAGAGGATGTCAAAGGCGCGGTGATCGATGTTGTGAAGTATCTCTATTTTGATTCGCCGTTCGCGGGAATATATCGCGCTGCTTTCGAGCCGATGCTGATCGACACCGGGATGAGTTACGAAGCTTTTATGAACGATCAGATCATTGGCGTCCTGGAGCAGGAAATGCCGCCGCTGGAGACTGAAGCAGTGGTAAAAGTGGGCAAAAAGAACATCATTCAGTCGGTGCTGGCGGTCGTCAAACCGGTCACGGTGAATACCGTCACCTTTGAAGGAATCTCCCTGAACTATGCGCTTGCTGAGGATATGACCGAAAAACTCACTGTGGCCTGTAAAATAACTGGCGCCGGAGAGGGTGAAGTCGTCGACATAAAGATGGCGCTGGACGATCAGTATGCTGATGGCGCCTATGACCTTAGAGTGGCTTTTGATGTGCAGGCGGAGAATATCCTTACACTCAATCTGTCCGAGTCTTTCCGATTTGATCGGGAAGGGGCCGCCAACTTCGGGGTCAATATGGACATTTCGGCGCCCACAGCTGTCGGCGCCGAGGAAATTGCGGTTGACCTGGTGGCGGAAGGCTCTGTTTCCGAGACGGACGGCAAGGCGGTATTCACCTATCCAAAGATCGGCGGTTCGCTCACAACCGAAGGGCAGACGATGAGCCTTTACTTCAAGCTCGACGCGGACAGCGCGCCGATCGATTCACCCTATGTGATTTCCAGGGAAACCAAAGAGCTGTTCAAGATGTCCGAACTGGAACTGCAAACTGAAATGCAGAAGATGGAAGCGGGAGCGCAGCAGTTCTTCGGTTCCCTCATGCCCTTTCTGATGGGCGCATAAACGGCAGGGGATACATACTTCATGAAGCTATTTGCAACTGCATTTTACATCGCATGCAAGCACAGCGGCCGCAGGCTGCTGTGCTTGCTCTGCGTTTTTGCAGTCTGCCTGGGCCTTCTGGGGGCGGTGTTTGCCGCCGTGCCGGAAAAAAGCGTCCCCAAAGCTGAGGTTGCGATCGTGAACCTGGACCAGAACCCGATGAGCAGGACGCTGCTGCGTTCGTTTGCGTCAATGGAAAGCTTGTCCGATCTGTTTCAGGTGTCTTTTGCCTCGCCGGAGGAACTGGACCGCCAGCATTATAACGCGGTGCTGACCATACCGGACGGCTTTCTTGACAGCGTGCTGACCGGTGAGAACCGCAGCCCGGTTCTGGAGGTGGATATCTCCACGCCGCTTGAAGCAATGTGGGTGCGGGAGCTCGCCCAGGCTGGCGCTTCGGCGCTGACAACCGCGCAGCTTGGGGTGTACACGGTTCAGGAAGCGGTGAACTATGGAGAGGGTATGCCGCGGAAGGATTACGAGCTGTTGCTTATGGATGTGAACCTCACCTTCCTTAAAGAATTCCTTTCGCGGCTGGAACTTGTCGCGCAGGAGCGCCTTTCCGCAACCGGCACGCTTTCGCTGCCGCTTTATTATGCGGCGTCGCTTTGCGCACTCTTGTTTTTGGCCTATGGGTTCCTCTATATGCCTGCGGTGCGCGGTCTGAAACGGTTTGCTGTGCGGGCGCGCGCAGACGGCATGGTGCTCTTTGTGTCCGCCTTCGCGCATATCGCGGTATTTACGGCGGCTCTGGGACTGCTGCTCTTTCTGCCCGCCTGCCACCGTTTCGGCTTTACGATGGAAAAACTCGCGGCCTTTTTGCTGTTTCTGCTGCTCGTGAGCGGTTGGACACTGGCCATTTGCCTGTTGACCGAAAGTTTTTCCGCCTGCGCGGCCGCATCGATTTTGCTTTCCACCGGTATGGGGCTTTGTGCCGGCGGCTTTTTGCCCCTCGCGCTGATGCCCGCCGCCTTTACCGGAATTGCGGGATTCCTGCCCGCGGGGCGGGCGATCGCGCTTGCCGGGGCAGTCCTGGGGGAGCCGCTTTCCAGCGGCTCCGTTTTGGCGGCGGGGGCCATGGCGGCGGCCATGCTTTTGCTGGCGTGGTTTTGCTGGCGGCATAAGGGGGTGGCTTGATGCGGTATTTCGGGACGCTCCTGCGTTTACAGATCTGGTCGCGGCTGCGCTCGGCTTCCTTTGCGGTGACGGCGGCCTGTTTTCTCGTGCTGGCACTTGGGTTTGCGGTGTTACTGCCGGACAGACAGCCATCCGGCTTGACAGTTGGGTTGTTTGCCGAGTCGCAGAGCGGGCGGGATACGGCGGAAATCTTACAGAAGAACGCCAGCTGCCGTTTTTTGCTGTTCGACAGCGTGGAGGCGCTTGAAAAGGATCTGCTGGCCGGAAAGCTGCACTGCGGATATCGGATTTCCGACGGGGAGAACCCGGTCACCGCGCTCACAACCGACGGCTCCTATATGCGTCCGCTGCTGGATGAGGTGGTGCTTTCCGCCTACGCCGAGGCGAGACTGCCGCAGGATGTGCGGGATTACCTGATGCAGGCGGGGCTCGGTTCAGCCGATGTGGAAGGGATACTTGCAGGGCTGCGCGGCGAAGCCACCCCGATGACCATTACGGTGCAAACAGTCGGGAAGGCATCGGTGCAGGCGCTCGCGGAGCAAAGTGTCTCCCTGCTGCTCTACGCGGTGCTTACCACGGCTTTTCTGGGTTGCGCGGTGCTGTCCGGACTGCTTGCGGGGGATGAGCGAAAACGCGCCTTGCAGCAGCTTTCGGCCCTTTCCGGCCGGCGGCTTTCCGGCGCCCTGGCGCCGGCATTGGCTGATGTGCTGCTCAATCTGGCGGTACTGGTTTTGACGGATGTCTGCATCAGCCGGCTGCTGCCGGGCGGATATCAGCCCGCCGGACGCGCCGCGCTGTTGGTGGCGCTTGCCCTGCTGGGCGTTGCTTTCCGTATGCTTGCGGCGGCATTGCGGCGGTTTTCCGGTGCGGTTGCCGCGCTGATGCCGGTCTGGCTGCTGGCGGGAATATTCTGTTCCGGTTCGATTATAAGCCCGGAACTGCTTCCGGCTGGGCTTGGTATACTGCGCTTTTTTTCGCCGGCATGGTATCTGCTCAGGCTGCTGCAGGGCTTTTAAAAGGGTGCAAAAACTCCCCGGCGTTTTTTCGCCGGGGAGTTCTCCGTTTTATGGTTACGCGATGTGATATTGCGCCCTGCCGGTTTCAAAAAGGTTTTGGCCGGTACAGTCGGCGGCGACGATCAGCGGCAGCTCCGCAAGAAGCAGCTGTTTGACCGATTCGCAGCCAAGATCCTCATAGGCGAGGACCTCGCATCGTTTGATACAGTGCGCGGCGAGCGCGCCCGCGCCGCCGATCGAACAGAAATAGACACCTCTGTTTCGGACGATCGCATCGTAAACCGCCTGCGAACGGTCTCCTTTGCCGATTGTGGCGGCAAGCCCGAGATCCATAAGCGCGGGGGTAAAAGGGTCCATCCGGCTTGAGGTGGTCGGCCCGCAGGAGCCGATCGCCATGCCTTCGGGCGCGGGGGTCGGGCCTACGAAGTAAATGGTGGAGCCTTCGATAGGGAAGGGAAGCGGGCCGCCGTCCTTGAGCGCGGCCATGATCCGTTTATGCGCCGCATCGCGGGCGGTATAGATCGTCCCGCTGAGCAGCACGCGGTCGCCCGCGCGCAGTTCCTTGGCCATACGCTTCAGGTCGGAGGCATCAATCCGATAGGTCTTCACGCGTTACCCCTCCCAAATGTCCCGCCTCGTCGTCCGGTTCGGCAAACGGCTGGCCGGGTTCCTCGATATAGCTGAGCCCGCCTTCCTGCGGGTTGAACCGGTCCTCGATCTGCCTGATCACTTCCTGCATCACATCGACACGGTCATTGAGGACGAAAAGGATCTCTTCGATCGATTTGCGCAGTCTGCCCGCGTCGCCATTGAAGCTTGCGAGTTCCGCATAGAAATTCTTCATATAATCCTTGGCCTGATCGGTGATTTGTTTGGCCTGCGCATTGGCCTGGTCCACGGACTGTTTGGCTTGGGCATTCGCTTCAGCAACAATCCGCTCCGCGTCGCGCTTGGCTTCGATGATGGTATCACCGATCTGGTTCGAGAGCTCGTCGTATTTTTTGCTCTTGTAGTCGAGGCTTTCGGCTTTGAACTGCAGCTGGCGGCTGCGCTCGGTCTGGATTTTCACCTCGCGTTCGGAGGCGTTCAGCTCTTCCTGCAGCTCTTCGTTCTGGGTTTGCAGGGTTTTGAGCATCTCCTGCGCGGCGGCGGCCTGGCGGCGTTCCTCTTCAAGCTGGAGCGCGACTGCTTCAAGCTTGCCGTTCTGGTCGGCGAGCTGCGCCTCCAGGTTCTTGATGTGGGCGATCTGTGATTCCTGTGCCTGCGCGAAAGCGTTCAGTTTTTCCTGGTATTGCTGCTCGGTTTTGTGGAATCCTTCATTGAGGGAATCTATGTAAGTCAGGACCGACTTTTTGTCGAATCCGCCGAATGTCGTTGTCTTGAAAAACGCTGTATCAGCCATTCTACTTCTTCCTTTCGACAAACGTTCTGTATTTTTGGCAAAATCCATATTAAGTATACCATTATTCCCGGGAAAAACAAAGAGATTTTTTCAGAATTGCACAATATGATTCCGAGTTTTTGTATGATATACTCTATGAGGAACACTTTGGAGGCTTGGGAGGAAAAAACATGGAAAAAGTTGTGGCTTTCGACCTGGATGGGACACTCAGTGAATCGGATCTGTTCTTGAT from Anaerotruncus rubiinfantis includes:
- a CDS encoding DivIVA domain-containing protein, which gives rise to MADTAFFKTTTFGGFDKKSVLTYIDSLNEGFHKTEQQYQEKLNAFAQAQESQIAHIKNLEAQLADQNGKLEAVALQLEEERRQAAAAQEMLKTLQTQNEELQEELNASEREVKIQTERSRQLQFKAESLDYKSKKYDELSNQIGDTIIEAKRDAERIVAEANAQAKQSVDQANAQAKQITDQAKDYMKNFYAELASFNGDAGRLRKSIEEILFVLNDRVDVMQEVIRQIEDRFNPQEGGLSYIEEPGQPFAEPDDEAGHLGGVTREDLSD
- a CDS encoding ABC transporter permease, whose amino-acid sequence is MKLFATAFYIACKHSGRRLLCLLCVFAVCLGLLGAVFAAVPEKSVPKAEVAIVNLDQNPMSRTLLRSFASMESLSDLFQVSFASPEELDRQHYNAVLTIPDGFLDSVLTGENRSPVLEVDISTPLEAMWVRELAQAGASALTTAQLGVYTVQEAVNYGEGMPRKDYELLLMDVNLTFLKEFLSRLELVAQERLSATGTLSLPLYYAASLCALLFLAYGFLYMPAVRGLKRFAVRARADGMVLFVSAFAHIAVFTAALGLLLFLPACHRFGFTMEKLAAFLLFLLLVSGWTLAICLLTESFSACAAASILLSTGMGLCAGGFLPLALMPAAFTGIAGFLPAGRAIALAGAVLGEPLSSGSVLAAGAMAAAMLLLAWFCWRHKGVA
- a CDS encoding FumA C-terminus/TtdB family hydratase beta subunit is translated as MKTYRIDASDLKRMAKELRAGDRVLLSGTIYTARDAAHKRIMAALKDGGPLPFPIEGSTIYFVGPTPAPEGMAIGSCGPTTSSRMDPFTPALMDLGLAATIGKGDRSQAVYDAIVRNRGVYFCSIGGAGALAAHCIKRCEVLAYEDLGCESVKQLLLAELPLIVAADCTGQNLFETGRAQYHIA
- a CDS encoding ABC transporter permease yields the protein MRYFGTLLRLQIWSRLRSASFAVTAACFLVLALGFAVLLPDRQPSGLTVGLFAESQSGRDTAEILQKNASCRFLLFDSVEALEKDLLAGKLHCGYRISDGENPVTALTTDGSYMRPLLDEVVLSAYAEARLPQDVRDYLMQAGLGSADVEGILAGLRGEATPMTITVQTVGKASVQALAEQSVSLLLYAVLTTAFLGCAVLSGLLAGDERKRALQQLSALSGRRLSGALAPALADVLLNLAVLVLTDVCISRLLPGGYQPAGRAALLVALALLGVAFRMLAAALRRFSGAVAALMPVWLLAGIFCSGSIISPELLPAGLGILRFFSPAWYLLRLLQGF
- a CDS encoding ABC transporter ATP-binding protein, translating into MLTAAGLVKRYGRTAVLEGASLTCERGQAVCLAGANAAGKTTLLTIAAGLQKPDAGKVSCDGTIGYVPQELSLLTDLSVRDNLLLWYAAAGRPAREVFSQNALETQLGLSPYARRTVRKLSGGLKKRAEIACALVRRPAYLLMDEPFNGLDLASREEIVQLLCRLKSEGAGLLFSSHDPHQIAASADSVILLKDHQTLAPQKLEGDLSARTAQVITLLSRA